The sequence acctacaggggtcttCTCTCCCCCAAATAAAATGTGAAGAAAGCAAGCTCCCAATTGTGCAGAGAGGCAGGGTGTAACAGCGGAGACGGCtctggggtgccccagcttcctctCACTAGCTCCCTAGAGCGCCGAATGCTGACCGCCCATGTGGGGGCCTCACGGCAAGGCCCTGGCCCAACACTGTGCCGCCTGCCCCAAAGCCTGCAGGCGGAGAGCCGGGGTGTGCATTAGAGCAGCCCTCCCCCCACAGGGCGGGTGGACGCCAAGTGGCGCTGCACACTCCTCAGCGTTCGGAGAGGGCCAAGGGCAGGCCGTGGGCATGCGGGTGCAGCACAGCAGGGAGCCCAGTGGGATGCCAGCTGCCCGGGGCCAAACGCGAAACCCCCTCCCCAAGCAAACCACAGTCAAAACCACACTGCCATGGCTCTCATCACCCAGGTTGGGGCGGGGTGTGCGTCTGTGTCCCATCTGCCCTGACTGCTGGCGCAGTGGCGTCGCAGCAAAGATGAGCGCGCCCAGCAACGTACCGGCATGGTCTTGTCCCCAAAGAAGTAGACGGTCTCGTAGTTGCCCTCCTCCACGTGGCCCAGGCAGTACCTCTTGTCCCAGCCGTCAGGGAACACGTCGATGCTGATCTGGCCCCCTGCCGGGGTGGGGCGCGGGCCGCGGGTCAGAAGGCGGCCATGACGGCCTTTCGGAGTGGACTCCACAAACGAGTCGGAAGCCCggccaccgcaggtggggactacaCCTGCCTGGCGAGTCAGCTGCTCTCAGGGGTCACCGCCCGCAATTCAGACATGCTCAGGGCAGGGGACAGCATGTGCCATGCAGAGGCTCCAgcgttccaggttcaaccctcagcacccccatcagccagagctgggctAACACCGCCATCAAAATCCAGTTCAAGGACACTTTGAACCCACTggctcagtggtccgggaggtggcgcagtggtaaagctttggactctcaagcatgaggtcccgagatcgatccccggcagcacatgtgccagagtgtgtctggttctctctctctcctcctacctttctcataaataaataaaatctcttaaaaaaaaacaaacccacagGCTCactaggagacagcataatggctctgcaaagacTCCTTCCTGTCTGAGCAGTGCTCATCTGTTCTGCTGTGGACAGACAGCACACCGTGCGCCGCCCGCCACAGCCCAGGGCTCCGGGCTCATACAGCCCCAACTTTCACAGGGAGCCAGCACTGCTCATCCGACAGCGACTCCCTCCACGGGTGACGTTCGGGACTAAATCCTGGAACCCGCACCCACACCTGCAGAAACTCCACCTGTGCCGGCTCCCCCTCGCCTCTCTGGAGTGAGATCGGCCAGGTGAGTTGGCCAGGAGTGGGACCGACTGCGTGAGGCCCCAGCTGGTTAAACGGGGTCCAGGCTGCCCGGACACGTACCTATGGAGAACGTGATGCCCTTCCCCGCAAACTCCTTCCGCAGGTCTTCCACGAACTTCTGCCTGATGTTTGCTTTCTAGAAAAAAGCAGACGGACGTGGCTGTCTGCCACACCGAGGCCGAGGCGGCGCCTTGCGAACACAGGGGCCGGACTCACCCTGTCCAGCTCGCAGAACTCCACACGCTCCTCCTGGCTGCAGCCCCTTCCGATCGGGGACACGTTCAGCATGCCGTTCCGGAACTCGATGAACGTGcccctggggagggagggacagatgaAGGGAGGACGCTGGGCCAGGGCCGGGAGGAGGCTGGCGTGGCCATTCCTGCAGCCACAACACTGCAAGGAGCCCAGCACAGCTGCTCTGTGCTGAGGCCAGACCCTGGGAACGGCGGGCTCGCTGCCCACCCGCCtgcccacgcccccccccccaggccccgATGGCTCAGCGGTGGCTGAGGAGTATGGGGACCAGTTACCGGGCCTCCCGATGTCCCGGATGCCAGAGAGGCAGATGGTAACCGTGAAGTCAGACTTGTTCAAAAGCCCCCTTCCTCTCAGCCCTCTCGGCGGGCACGGCATCACTGACAGACCCTCCCCTCCAGTGGTCTTCGCAGAGGTGGTGGGCTCTGGGTGCACGGGCCCTGCCCCACCAAGAGACCCCCATGACTCCAGGGGGCGTGGCCAGAACCCACCTCTTCTTAGGGAGCTTGACCTTGGCGATGTAGCTCAGACAGTAGTTGATCAAGTCCTGGATTAGGGCCTCGCCCAGGTGGCCTTGAATGCTCTGCACAAAGGACACGGCACCCCTGCAGCAGGAAGTGTCTCCCAGAGGACACGGCACCCCCACAGCAGGAAGTGTCACCCCTATAGGCCTTCCCAGAGACGCTCACACCCAGCGCCCTTTCAGAAAGTGGCTGGGAGACTCGAGAACCTACCTGTTTACACAAGAGCTTCCCGTCCTTGTAGGCCACCAGCCCGTTTTCTGGGAACACATAATCATATTTTTCAACCACTACAACCAAAAGAGAAGAAAACTCATGATACAAGGAGTTGAGCCGTGTCTGCGCCGATCACTGTGCTGCAGGGAGGAACACTCTGGACATGCAGGCGGCCTGGGGTTCAAAGCCGAGCGCTGGAGGGAAATGACCCCCTCCCGATCTTAATTCCAAACTTAAACGTGCTGTGTGCATGAGGCGGGAGGCTGTGCCGACGGCACCCCAACCTCAGCGTGAACCCTCATCACGAGGGCAGGAGAACGTGCAGCTGTAGCGAGGCTCGGCCCTCGGCGCTCATTCCTGGTTTACCGTCGTCTCCCAGCTGCTCCTGCACTTTCTCCAAGTCCGACCCGCCGACCACTCCGATTGGCATCTTCTGCCGCAGTCGCTGGAGAAAGTCGTCCATTTCTTTGGTGATTTTCTACACGGAGCAGGGAAACAGCGGTGAGCCGCAGGGTGGAGCAGGCGGTCCGCCTTTGGCAGCACCCCCTCCCCCGTCAGTCACTGACCGTCCACAGCCTTGTGTGAGGGCTGTCGCTCAAGCTGCCAGACCCAGCCGGCCAGCGCCACACGGTGCAGTTCAGTTCAGAACTGGCTGGCTTCAGTTACACAGAACTAATGTCTCCCCTCTGGTAAAACTCCTGTTTATACTCAGAAACGGCGGTCTTAATAACGCTGCGCTACTTTTCATTTGTTTCcccgagccctgctcagctctggttcacggtgggactttggagcctcaggtaggcTCTCTGCGGACCTACTATGCTGTTCCcctgctgtctgtctgtgtgtcctgACTGTCAGAAGCAGCTGCCTGAGGAGCAAAGCTCTTCTCTTCCTAAGATGGGTGCCTGCAAACGGCCCACTTGGCCAACAACAGTGCCCTGTCCCAGGTCTGCTGTGAGAATGGACGTGTCACTGACCGCTTCCTCAAATGTAAGACAGTAATAacagcgcagtgggttgagcgcacgtggcgcaaagaccaacgtaagggtcccggttcgagccccccgctccccacctgcaggggagtcacttcacaggcagtgaagcaggtctgcaggtgtctgtctttctctccccgttttccccatctccatttttctctgtcctatccaacaaaacagcagtaacaaaaactacaacaataaagcaagggcaacaaaaagggaataaataaataaatatttaaaaaaataataataacaagcccccacccctatggacatctaatctttgacaaaggggcccagactattacatggggaaagcagagtctcttcaacaaatggtgttggaaacaatgggttgaaacatgcagaagaatgaaactgaatcactgtatttcaccaaatacaaaagtaaattccaagtggatcaaggacttggatgttagaccacaaactatcagatacttaaacgagtccaattacaaggaagactaaagcaagtataaacctatgggactacatcaaattaaaaagcttcttcacagcaaaagaaaccactacccaaaccaagagacccctcacagaatgggagaagatctttacatgccatacatcagatgagagtttaataaccaacatatataaagagcttgccagactcaacaacaagacaacaaataaccccatccaaaaatggggggaggacttggacagaatattcaccacagaagagacccaaaaggctgagaaacacatgaaatggacctaccctatgaccctgcaattcccctcctggggatctatcctaaggaacccaacacatccatccaaaaagatctgtgtacacatatgttcttggcagcacaatttgtaatagccaaagcctggaagcaacccaggtgtccaacaacagatgagtggctgagcagctgtggtctatatacacaatggaatactactcagctgtgaaaaatggtgacttcaccgttttcagccgatcttggatggaccttgaaaaaatcatgttgagtgaaataagtcagaaacagaaggatgaatacgggatgatctcactctcaggccgaagttgaaaatcaagatcagaagagcaaacacaagtagaacctgaaatggaattggcgtattgcaccaaagtaaaagactctggggtgggtggtgggtggggagaatacagatccaagaaggatgacagaggacctagtgggggttgtattgttatatgggaaactggggaatgttatgcatgtacaaaccattatatttactgtggaatgtaaaacattaattccccaataaagaaatttaaaaaaaaatagaagtcctgaactataaaaaaaaaatagtcataacAAAAGACAACCCTGAAAGAAGCGAGAACTGGGAGGCGAGAGGGCAGCACCCCATCTCATGTTCCAGGTGAGGCCCTGCCTCCCTGCTCAGCACTCCCAGGGGGCACAGACAGCACCCACCCAGGGCGAGCTGGGGTTTCTGGCTCACCCCCCAGGGCCACACGAACCAGCCATGTCGTCTGCCCTCGCCCCGACTCGCTACCTCATGAAGTAACAGGCAGGCACAAGAAAGGGCGGCCTGCATCGCGTGCTGCTGAagctgcacagcccaggttcaaggttttggtgctctggtctccctcaagaacaacaataaacgcGGAGGGGAACTTCCAGGAATGACccagcagtgctgtggcatcctACCCACTTGCAAAAAAGccaccattaaatcactaataatttttaaaaaattcattcccttcttgttgcccttgttttagtgtagttattattattgttgttattgatgtcgtcgtcgttggataggacagagagaaatggagagaggaggggaagacagagagggggagagacagacagacacctgcagacctgcttcaccgcccgggaagcgactcccctgcaggcggggagccgggggctcgaacccgcggcgcagcgggttaagcgcacgtgacgcgaagcgcagggaccggcgtgaggatcccggttcgagccccgggctccccgcctgcaggggagtcgcttcccgggcggtgaagcaggtctgcaggtgtctgtctgtctgtcctctgtCCATCCTACCCAGCAGCGCCGACAACaatagccaccaccaccaccactgtcgAGAACGGCCGTTAACCCGAAGCCAATGCCGCTCGCGGCGCGTCGTCGT is a genomic window of Erinaceus europaeus chromosome 15, mEriEur2.1, whole genome shotgun sequence containing:
- the PMM2 gene encoding phosphomannomutase 2 isoform X1, which encodes MAAARRVLCLFDVDGTLTAPRQKITKEMDDFLQRLRQKMPIGVVGGSDLEKVQEQLGDDVVEKYDYVFPENGLVAYKDGKLLCKQSIQGHLGEALIQDLINYCLSYIAKVKLPKKRGTFIEFRNGMLNVSPIGRGCSQEERVEFCELDRKANIRQKFVEDLRKEFAGKGITFSIGGQISIDVFPDGWDKRYCLGHVEEGNYETVYFFGDKTMPGGNDHEIFTDPRTVGYTVTAPEDTRRICQELFFP
- the PMM2 gene encoding phosphomannomutase 2 isoform X2 yields the protein MAAARRVLCLFDVDGTLTAPRQKITKEMDDFLQRLRQKMPIGVVGGSDLEKVQEQLGDDVVEKYDYVFPENGLVAYKDGKLLCKQSIQGHLGEALIQDLINYCLSYIAKVKLPKKRGTFIEFRNGMLNVSPIGRGCSQEERVEFCELDRVSPAPVFARRRLGLGVADSHVRLLFSRKQTSGRSSWKTCGRSLRGRASRSP